In the genome of Methylomagnum ishizawai, the window AGGGAAAAGCCGCGCTGGCCGCGCTCAATCCTCATCGTCGGCGTCCTCGCGGATTTTCACCTCGCCGGTCAGCCAACTGACATCGACATAGCGCTTCTGCCCGCCGCCCACCAGGGTGACACGCCCGCCGGTGGCCGAGCCATCCGGGAAGAAACGGATGCGCCCGGTGCCCTCGTCCAGGGTTTCGCTCGCGGTGGTGTAGAGGCTGAGATCGACCGTGCCCGGCAGGCTATAGGACTTGTTGCGCCCCGTGACCCGGTAGCGGTGGTTGTCGATTTCCAGTTCGAACGTGGCTTCCTTGCCCCGGATCAAAGCTTGCCCCCGCGCATGGCGCAAGGCCGAAGCCACGTCGCGGGCGGCGGAATAAAGCTGCGCCCGCCCCAGCAGCGGCGCGAAATTGGGCAGGACCACGGCCATCAGCAAACCGGCGATGACCAGGGCCAGCAGCATTTCCAGCAGGGTGAAGCCCCAAGCCACCGGGCCGGAGCCACGCCGCCTAGCCACACGCGGGTACCCGCCGGGAACGCCGGGCCGCTGTCGCGATAGTGGGGCGGGAACGCATCGGAATCATCACGGGAACCGGAGGGCTATTCCCAACTCACGATGTCCTGGTCTTCGCCATCTCCACCCTCGGCCCCATCCGAACCCAAGCTGAACACATCGAACTTGCCGCCGTGCTGGCCGGGAGCCACATAGTGGAAGGGGTTGTTCCAGGGATCGAGCGGGACTTTCTTTTTGCGGAGATAGGGACCGTTCCAGAACTTGGCGCTAGCGGGCTGTTCGACCAGGGCCGCCAGTCCTTCGTCGGTGGGCGGATAACGGCCCACGTCCAGGCGGTACATATCCAGGGCCGAGGACAATTCCTCGATCTGCAAGCGGGCGGTCTTGGTCTTGGATTCGCCCAGGTGCTTGATCACCTGCGGCCCCACCAAACCGGCCAACAAGCCGATGATGGCCAGCACCACCAAGAGTTCGATCAGGGTGAAACCGCGCTGAAAGCGCTTTTGTCGCGAAGGCTTGTGCATAGGAATCATGGATGAACTGAAGAAGACTGAACGATGGAAACAGTCCGCGCAAAAACCGCGGGGCGGGCAGTCC includes:
- a CDS encoding GspH/FimT family pseudopilin — encoded protein: MARRRGSGPVAWGFTLLEMLLALVIAGLLMAVVLPNFAPLLGRAQLYSAARDVASALRHARGQALIRGKEATFELEIDNHRYRVTGRNKSYSLPGTVDLSLYTTASETLDEGTGRIRFFPDGSATGGRVTLVGGGQKRYVDVSWLTGEVKIREDADDED
- the gspG gene encoding type II secretion system major pseudopilin GspG gives rise to the protein MHKPSRQKRFQRGFTLIELLVVLAIIGLLAGLVGPQVIKHLGESKTKTARLQIEELSSALDMYRLDVGRYPPTDEGLAALVEQPASAKFWNGPYLRKKKVPLDPWNNPFHYVAPGQHGGKFDVFSLGSDGAEGGDGEDQDIVSWE